TtcatgttgattttttttagaactatcatcatttcttcatttttgtcaaCTTTTGATAAGGTCAAATATTCAATAAGTGTACAAATTATTAGAGACAAGATTCATCAACAATCCTGGTCCACTTGTGTCTCTTAAGGCCAATTATTGATCTTTCAGGTCAGCCAatataaattctatttttttttaataaaaagtctAAGATTGCAGGTACATTAGAATTATTAGGTAACTATAACTTATATTTAAGGATAGTATTAGTCACTCTGAAAATAAATTCATgcacaaaaaagaaaaacttgCATAATTTCCTAGTTTGAATGGCTTATCTATGGCCAGCAGGGTGGAGGATCTTTTATGACCCATTTCGTGTCTCAACTTACTTATTGTGAGGTTTTATTATTGGACGATGAATGCGGAGGCCATTGGGTCATTCTAACTTcctatattcaaaaaaaaaagtattagaCAATGGTTTATCGTGTTTTTTggtatgatttttgtttttgtatggTATATGGATATGACTTTGCTATTACTGGTTATTGAattatactttaaatttaaaacctcctataattgttttttgtttttgttttaagatGTCATtgtatttttcaattaaaaaaatagttataattataaaaatatattcctTAAAATAATTGCTAAACTCGAGCTTATTggtattcatttttataaacttggtcaaaaaaaaatttgtttggcAAAAAGTTAAAATCTGAAAATCTTTGGTTGCATGATTTACAAAActgaactaaaaaaatattttaattttttcacacattttttataatatacaaattttatttttacttttataattataatgataaattacttcaaaaatactattttagtTTTAAGTTACGGGTTAATTAAATCTAACACGAATTCtaacattattaaattaatatttgattttttaaacacAACTCTTAccatttgataatatatatattaaaaatctcactattctttttttttaaatcattgtaCACATTAATTCTTATTTCACAATTATTATCCTTCAACAATTTTCATCTTATGATATCattacattatataataatttcataaattgaatgattcaactatatatatattttatattcgaCTTGAGAGTGACTTATTTAAAAGTCGTTGAAACAAACTTTGTTGATTCAACTGAGTTAACTCAACCCGATCCAAGACAAACCTATTCCCTGAAATATCGGTAGATTGTGTTCACTAGAAAATTGGAAACCAGCCAATTGAAGATTGatccaatattttttaattcctAAATTCTAATATAATGGTCAATCtcatgtataaatatatatatataaataaaagtctCTGGTGCGACATCATGAAATGTctcttcttatattaaaaacaatatatcttgATCATTATCACCATGAATATGTGTaaccatataatatatatataatagccTTTCTCATAACCAATTGATATAATGAAATCCATGGCATTTCTCCATTTCTttctccttattcttcttcttcaaatatTCAATCTTTCAATAATAACTCATTCAAATCCTCAAATCCCCAGATTCTCAATCTTACCCATTTCAAAATCTTTATCAGTTGAGAAACAAGAAGATTACTTACTATCACCAAACGGTACTTTTTCAAGTGGATTCTACAAAGTTGGAATAAATGCATATTCTTATGCAATCTGGTTTACCCATTCCGCGGACAAAACAGTTGTTTGGATGGCAAACAGAGATAAACCTGTCAGCAGCAAAAGATCCAAACTTTCCTTACATAGAAATGGTAACCTCGTACTAACCGATGCAGACGGTTCCCCTGTTTGGTCTACCGATACCTTTTCCAAATCAAATGCACAACTCCATCTTCTAGAAACCGGAAATCTTGTTCTGGCTACCGGTGATGATGGGGTTCTTCTTTGGGACAGTTTTCTTTACCCGACCGACACTCTGCTCCCAAATCAACCATTACGTAGGAACACAACTTTGGTTTCTATGAGAAACCCAGGTACATATTTATCTggtttttataaattcaaatttgatgaTAACAATGTTATGAATTTAATCTATGATGGTCCTTTATATTCAAGTGTTTATTGGCCAAGTCTTGATATTACCATATTTGATAGTAAGAGGACTCCTTATAACAGTACTAGAATAGCAGCTTTTAATAGAAGGGGAAGGTTTAGATCGAGTGATAATGTTAAATTCAATTCAACTGATTTTGGATTCGGACCGGAAAGACGGTTGACTTTGGATTATGATGGTTTGTTGAGACTTTATAGTTTGAATCCTTTAAATGGTCTTTGGGAAATCTCGTGGTTGCCGGGTGGTTTGGATTCCTGTCGCGTTCATGGTTTGTGTGGACCTAATGGTATTTGTAATTATACacctaatgttacttgtttttgtCCGGTTGGTTTTTATCAAACGGATCCTTTGGATTGGTTTATGGGTTGCAcgtttatgtttaatttaacaTGTGCGGCTAATATCTCGACGGATTTGTTGGGTTTTGTGATGATTCCGAATTCGGAATATTATGGGAATGATTTGAATACTTATGGATTGGGAATGAGTTTCGAGACGTGTAGAAATgcttgtttgattgattgtaaGTGTGTTGGTTTTGCTTATTCGCATGATGGGAAAGGTGAGTGTTTTCCAAAAAGAAGTCTTTTAAATGGGTATCATATGCCGGAAGCTTCTAGAAACTTCCACATCAAAATTCCGATTGATAACACGTCGGTTGTGGCGACGACGACGATGAAGACGCGTTTGAATTGTACTGCAACGTCGGTTCTTGAGCTGCCGGGGAATGTTCCTTACGACGAGGGTACTAAAAGAAACCCTTATATGAGATATTTGGTGGCGTTTGTTTGTTCGTTTGCTGTTATCGAAGCAATTTGTATTGTTTTAGGGTGGTGGTTGATTTTTCCGAGGCATGTGCATGAAGAGTTAGTGAATATGGGTTATATTGCACTTGTTATGGGGTTTAAGCGGTTCGGTTTAGCTGAGTTGAAACGTGCGACACAGAATTTTAAACAAGAGATTGGAAAGGGTGGATTTGGAACCGTTTATAAAGGGGTTCTTGATAATGGGAGAGTTGTCGCGGTTAAGAGACTTGAAGGTGTTGTACAAGGAGAAGCCGAATTTTGGGCCGAGGTAAGTATTATAGGAAAACTTAACCATCGGAATTTAGTCAAGTTATGGGGGTTTTGTGTCGATGATGATCAAAAACTTCTTGTATACGAGTACATGGAAAATGGTTCTTTGGATAGGTTCCTATTTTCGAATCTTTCAACGAGTTTAGGTTTCGATAAGAGATATAACATCGCGTTAGGGACCGCCAAGGCTTTGTCATACATACACGAGGAATGTTTGGAGTGGGTATTGCATTGTGATGTAAAACCGCAAAACATATTGCTAGACGATCAACTTGAGGCAAAGGTGGCGGATTTTGGTATGTCTAAGTTGTTGAAAGACAATAACAATTATGACTTGAGTTTCTCGAGGGTTAGGGGGACTCGAGGTTACTTAGCACCGGAATGGATGATGAATCAAATGATAAATGCGAAAGCGGATGTTTATAGTTATGGGATTGTGTTGTTGGAACTTATAAGTGGGAAGAGGGCTTGTAGTAATGTCGAGAGGGATTATTATCTTTTGGTGGATTggatgaagaagaaaatgaaggaagGTGCTGGCATGAAGGACAAGATGATTATGGAAGTAATGGACCCTAGAATACAAAGTGGTGAATACGATGAAGAGAAGGCGAGAAGGTTGTTGAGAGTCGCTTTAATGTGTGTTAATGATGAACGCGATAAACGACCTGCCATGAGTGAAGTTGTCGAGCTTCTAACTAGATATGGTGAATCGAAAGAAGGGGATG
This is a stretch of genomic DNA from Impatiens glandulifera chromosome 4, dImpGla2.1, whole genome shotgun sequence. It encodes these proteins:
- the LOC124935630 gene encoding putative receptor protein kinase ZmPK1, with the translated sequence MAFLHFFLLILLLQIFNLSIITHSNPQIPRFSILPISKSLSVEKQEDYLLSPNGTFSSGFYKVGINAYSYAIWFTHSADKTVVWMANRDKPVSSKRSKLSLHRNGNLVLTDADGSPVWSTDTFSKSNAQLHLLETGNLVLATGDDGVLLWDSFLYPTDTLLPNQPLRRNTTLVSMRNPGTYLSGFYKFKFDDNNVMNLIYDGPLYSSVYWPSLDITIFDSKRTPYNSTRIAAFNRRGRFRSSDNVKFNSTDFGFGPERRLTLDYDGLLRLYSLNPLNGLWEISWLPGGLDSCRVHGLCGPNGICNYTPNVTCFCPVGFYQTDPLDWFMGCTFMFNLTCAANISTDLLGFVMIPNSEYYGNDLNTYGLGMSFETCRNACLIDCKCVGFAYSHDGKGECFPKRSLLNGYHMPEASRNFHIKIPIDNTSVVATTTMKTRLNCTATSVLELPGNVPYDEGTKRNPYMRYLVAFVCSFAVIEAICIVLGWWLIFPRHVHEELVNMGYIALVMGFKRFGLAELKRATQNFKQEIGKGGFGTVYKGVLDNGRVVAVKRLEGVVQGEAEFWAEVSIIGKLNHRNLVKLWGFCVDDDQKLLVYEYMENGSLDRFLFSNLSTSLGFDKRYNIALGTAKALSYIHEECLEWVLHCDVKPQNILLDDQLEAKVADFGMSKLLKDNNNYDLSFSRVRGTRGYLAPEWMMNQMINAKADVYSYGIVLLELISGKRACSNVERDYYLLVDWMKKKMKEGAGMKDKMIMEVMDPRIQSGEYDEEKARRLLRVALMCVNDERDKRPAMSEVVELLTRYGESKEGDEEDEDIIGE